The Ahaetulla prasina isolate Xishuangbanna chromosome 7, ASM2864084v1, whole genome shotgun sequence genome segment GGGGTGCTTGGTGATGAACCCAAAATAGCTGCAGGAAAAGACCAGCCGTGCTGAGGCCAAGCGGGCACAGCTGCCAAGGGGGAGGGGCAAAGGGCAGGCCTCTCCAGCtggggggaagggaagcaggCCACTGGCCGGGGCCAGCCCTGCCTCCTTGGTTCTGCAGCGTCAGAAGCCGTAGGGCGGCACCAGAGTCTCAAACCCATCCTGGCACCAGCAGCAGCACCAgctctgtgtggctttgccatTGCCCGCCTTTCCCACCGCAGAGCCTTGGCTGACCGGTGCCAGCAGCTGCCGCGGAGCGAGCAAACCCACAAGGGGGCTCCAGCGGCCCATTTGCAAAGAGAGAGGCCCACTGGGGCACTTCCCTCCGTGGTGCCAGAACCTGCCAATTCAGCCCGTGCCATCTCAAGCGGGCACCCCTTGCAGAAGGAGCCACTCACCAGCTATTGCGAGGGTGGCAGCCGCAGAAGGAGACATTCTTCATCTGGAAGAAATGGCTGCAGCGCTCCaactagaagggagggagggagggagggaaggaaagaggcggTAAGGAGGCAGCCATGCCAGCCGCCCCTGCCCAGCCCCGAGTAGGAAGGCCTTTCCAGAGTCACTGCCACAGGCTGCCCATCTGACCTGGCCTTCTTGCCCACTCAGAGGCTACGTCCCCCCGCAATCCGTGGAGCTTGGCATGGCCATTGGGGGGCCCAccagcaaaagagccagccagCGCTGTGCCCCATAGGCTTCCCGAGATTCTGGACACAGCGCTGCCTCTGCCCATTGCAGCTCTGGGGCAAAGAGGTAGCAGAGAGAGGGAAATCCTTGGGGAGGGCAAAGAGAGCTGGTGGCCACCTCCCATCAAAGGTTTGCCCCTCCTCTGCAGGGAACTGGGCAAGGATTGGGCAAGAGCCCACCCTCCCACTGGTCGAAGCACAATGGCTGCGCCAACATCCCTGCCGAGCCCAGCTGGCCTTGGACCAGGCCGTCCTGCAGCAGGCTTCACATGGTTAATAAGCCAGCTAACATTTAGTGTGGCCAAACTGAGTTTGCACAAGACCTTAGACCCCCAGTCTCTCCAAGCAAAGTAGCTGAACTCAGCCTGCGGTGACTCTGAGCAGGTTGGGAGGGAGTTTCtgcacgtggaaggcaggcagggTTGAGTCTGCAACTGACGAGGCTGGCTCCTACTCGGGAGTAGCCCCCGCTCCCTTTCCAacggccccctcccctcctccccacggGAGACCCTCACCTCTTCGTCCTGACTGTATTCATTGACGGTCAGAATAAGTTTGATGCCTTGCAGGCTGATTTCCAGGTCACAGGTGGCTGGAGGCCTCAGGTGGACGGTCAGCTTCCGGGTGGTGGCAATCTGCAGAGAGGAGCAGAGCAGGCTCAACCTGGCAAGCGGGACCCTGCACGGAAGACCCTTCCCCGCAGGACTCACACCCAGGTTGGCCTAAGCCTATTCGCTGGGCGAGGATAACCTGGGGTTCGATGGGTACCCGGACATCCCAGAGCAGGGAGCACCTGTGTTAAGCGTCACGCAAGGCTTCCTTCCAGCACTGGCTCAGCACGTGGCCTCCACCAAGGCAGCGAGAAGAAGACAATCAGCCTCAAAAAAGGATGGGCAGAAACGGGAGGCCAACTGATCATTGTCTACACACCACGACTCTCACCATCAGAGTCTTGGCATCTGCTGTGGAACCTTGGACAGAGAAGGTTCTGGCGCCAGGAAGGGGCGACTTCTAGCCAAGTCTGTTTCAATTGGCGTCTGATCCTGCACAAGGCCCCTCTGGCTCTGATCTCCCaaggagaaactggacagccGGATCCGTATTAACCATGGCAGCGATTGCCAATATTGGCAAAACAAAAGTTGGTTGATAATCTTAACGGGGGCCCATGGGAACATCCCACAAACTTTACATCCTCTTGTGACAGAAGCCTGTAAGAACTACCAATGACTAAGTGATCTAAATATCCGGCCATAGGCTTAGCCACTcatacataattttattttattcatcgctcatattgggtttttttaaaataattcactgtaatcccaaaggtgcttattcaaaaggcaactggattttcttggtttttttccttgaagacatttcacttcccacccgagaagcttcttcagttctggagaagTTCTTCTGTtctcaagaactgaagaagcttcttgaatgaggagCAAAAcgttttccaagaaaaaaaacacaagaaagccCAGAAAACCCTTTAGGACaaccctgatctggatgactgaatcGCCATAGAAATTCAGTGCAATGATGTTTTATATGTTGACCCACGTTTTAAGTGCTGTTTTTGTGGCTCTTGTGCACTGATGCCATATTCTGTCACCCCattcgaaataaataaaattgaaaaagctTGAAGGCGGCTGCTGGGTGTTCTGGGAAGGTGGCTGTTGTGCTGTGCTGACTCCCGCCGAGGGTGGTGCAGGTCCAGCCCCGCTAAGGCAGCCTTGGCACACAGACCCCTCAGCGCCCCACAGGACTCACCTTCTGCATGGCCGCACACAGAATGCCATTGCCCTGGTGGTAGGGCACCTCCACCGAGCCCAGGAACTGGACGTTGAAGTGCTCCACCCAGCAGGGATTCCGCTTCAGCCCTGCGAGGAATGCCCAGAGTCACGTCTGGCCCGGCCTCCTTCCCCCACCTCCGGCACCCCCCAACCCATGGAGGACCATGCCAAAAAGGGAGGGGAGTCTGGAAGACCAGGTCTTCTCTGGAGGGGGCCACTTTCCACCACCTTCATCTCCTCAGGGACCTCTGGAGCACCAACTGAAGGGATGGGGAGGTCTCCAGGACTCCCCAAGCCTCCATCCTGCTTTGCAAGGCTGCGTTTTTAGGCTGCAAAGTCCTGGCGGCAGAGACCCGGGTTTCCATCTCACGTCACAAGGTACTGAAAGCTGGTACTTAAACACGAGCCAGCCGTGAGTGGCAGCAGCCAAACAAGCTAATATAATctttggttgcataaacagaggcatagaatcaaaatcacgtgaaggatTAGTTCCGCTTTTTAAAGTCTtactaaggccacacctggaatggtGCGTCCAGTTTTGGCCACCGTATTAGAGAAAAGATGCCgagactttgggaaaaatgcaagaagagcaactaagacgattaaaggcctagagactaaaacatataaagaacggttgcaagagtTGGGTTtgcccagtctagagaaaagaaggaccagaggggacatgatagccgtattccagtattggaggggggaggggtcaacctattccccaaagcacctgaaggcaggacaagaagcaaaggatgaaaactcatcaaggagagaagcaacctggaactagggAGAAActccctgacagtgaggacaattaaccagtggaagagcttggggtgccccatcactggaagttttggagaagagccatttttctgaaatggcagagggtctcctgcttgagcaggggggttggactagaagacctccaaggtcccttccagctctcttatgCTGTTGACCAGAATGACCAGTGGGAGGAACCACATTGGGAGGACATGGCCCTTGTGGTCGgcactcaaggcaggagacccgcTCCCATCTCTTATATGTATGTCTGGAAAGTCCACCATGGAGATAGGAGCAGGGACGGCCAACCCACAAGGCTCTCTTGCCCTTCTGAGTCTCAGCATCCAAAAAGAGCATCTCCCCacggaggtgcttcctcctctcagccagccagccaagcgGGCACTCTGTGGTCCTTGGGCTGCTGCTACACTACCAGGCACACCATGAGCAGCTAGAGAGAGGCAGGTCCTCCCCCTTCGTCCTCCCCTTCCCCTGCGCCGTACCTGCCACGTCCCTGGCCTGGCTCACCACCTCATGGGCATAGAAGGCCGGGAAAATGCCACGCTCCCCTGTGCGCATGTTGTAGCCCCGGTACCAGTAGTCGTCCTCCTCCAGCTCCACCAGGATCGGGTCGTCCACGTCAAGCTCCAGCTCGTCTTCGTGGCGAGGGATGAACCTGGAAGAGAGAAGAGCCCCAGGGGGCATTTCAGGAGGCCATCCGGCTTCCTTCTGGGGGGCCAGCCTGCCCCCTCTGCTCCTTCCTGCCCCGGCCGACAGCCGGTAACACTAGCACTCgcgaaggtgcttttttccaaagggcacctggactttcttgtgtttttttccttgaaaacgtttcgcttctcactcaagaagcttcttcagctctagcgGAAGAACTGAAgctagacctgaagaagcttcttggatgagaagcgaaatgttttcaaggaaaaaacccaaggaagtccagttgccttttagaaaaaagcacttttgggacaaccatgtcctggttgactgagaatctccagggaCACTGAATAATGACACTCCACCCCACTTTGCGTGGCGCCTCTGAAAGGAGAGGTAAAGTGAGGCCGGCCCAACCCAGCGGGCAGTTGAAGGTCCCAATTACAGAGGAAAGACACCCGGCAGGTGGTCAGAGGGCCCTTTTGAGGCTTCGCTGTCATACCTAGGAGGGGGTCAAGAGGGCCCCGGCTCCAGGGGCTGAACTTCGCTTCCCTCGCAAGCTCCCTGCCCTGGATCAGCCCAGGAGGAGCACCCCAGGTGAGTCTCCTCCCACAGCTCACCTGAACACAGCTCGGTGGGTCTGttctctctcctctccattcACCATGCAAGAAAACAGGCCGAAGGACTCGGTGCCTGGGGGCAGAGAACGCATCACTGGGGGAGCCGAATCGGAGGAAACGGGGAGTCTGGTTGCTCAAAGGGGGGACCAGCCAGGGCAGGGGGCGCAAAACGAGTGGGAGGAGAGGGCAGAGGTTGGAGTTTCGGGAACCAAGGAAAATatgggcagtccttgatttatgaccacaattgagcccgagtttctgttgctcagtgagacatttgttaagtgagttttgccctgttttacaactttccttgcttGAAGTGACTCTCATTGTTGTTTTTCAGTTAGCGGCatcattgttaagtgactctggcttccccctggacttcgctagtcagcaggtcacaaaaggggatcaaatggACCcccaagcatcataaatatgagtcagctgccaatcgACGGTCATAAGTGgggaaaagggtcataagtcacttctttcagtgatgTTTTAaccttgaactgtcactaaatgaatggttgtaagtcaaggactgcccatACATGCAAAGGCACGGAAGGGGCCGAACGCCACAGCGGCTGTTCCGGTCTCCTCAAAAGCCTCGCGAAAGCCCCCCGACCCCCCCCGACCCCCGTCCCCCACTTTCACCTGTCACTCACTGGAGGAGCGGGAGGTGCTGTTGACAAAGACGTTGAGGAACTTCTTGGAGAAGTGGAGATCGGCCTCCGGGGAGGAGTCCTCCGAGGAGGAGCTGCGCCCGTCAGGAGCCCCCAGCCCTTCCCCAAAGTCACTGGCGGCATCCTCCGGGTCAGTGGCGTCGCAGGCACGGAGCAGCTCGCTGTCGTCGCTCAGCACGGAAGTGCATCGCCTGAGGCTGACCAGCTCTAGCTGGGTGTTCTCGTCCACCACCAGGGTGTACTTGACCGAGTCGTAGGCCAGGGAGTCGTCCAGCATCCCCGCGGGTGGCGGGAGGGGGAGCGCCTGGCCGAAAGGGGACCCTTGCCCTGCATCCTCCTCGGGGGAATAGGACAGGCTGAAGCAGCGGTTGGTCTTGGCCGTGGAGACATCCAGGCCTTCCTTGGGTTCTAACCGGATGTCATCGATCATGTCGTTGTCCTCCAAGATGCCTGAGTCCAGGTCCCCATCGATggcaccttcttcctcctcctcctcctcctcctcctcctcctccgtagcTGGGTCGGCCTTGCCAGGGGGCTCCCTGGGGGGGAAGGTTTTGGCGGCAACAGGGTTGATGCGGCAGCCAGAATAGGGCCGCCCTGGGAAGACGGGCGCGATGACGTCATTGGTGGAGTTGCTCATGAGCAGGTAGGGCCCCGTGTGCCCTGCCTGAGAGCCCTTCTCCACCGCAGGATGGACCCCCAGGGGCTTCTCCTCCTCGGCCCCCTGCAGGGAGCAGCGCAGCGTCTCCATGTCCACCAGCTCGATGCTCTGCTGCGGGCAGGGCTGGGCGTCATTCAGGGCCTCGCTGGGCATCTCCGGCTCCAGATCGGAGGCCGGAGAAATAGTGTCAGAGAGGGAGTGAGCAGCCGGGAAGCATTCGTCGGCACACTTGATGGGATAGGAGCCCTCTGAGATCATTTTGTTCACCAAGTTGCTGAGCAGCCACGGAGAGTCCGAATCCTCACTCAGGTCGGGTTCCGACTCCGAGTCCGATTCAGAATCGTACTCGCTGTTCCCTTCCTCTTCCGCCCCATCGCACAGGAGTTGGCGCCCCACCGGCAGGTAGAAGGATCGCCGCAGGCTTTCCAGACTgtggtcagggttgatctccagcTCCAGATGGCCTGAAGGAGGCGGCTCAGTCTGGTCAACGGGCACCGAGGGGTCTTCGTAGAACTCCTCTATTTTGAGGGGGTGCAGGCTCTCCTCTGCGGGCAGCCGCgtgccctcctcttccttcttggcATCCAGCAGGAGGGCGTCCTTCAAACCCATCACGCCCGGGGCATCCAGGTCTGCTTCCAGGTCAGCCTCGGAGCCTGGGGAGCTGGCCTCCTCGATGGAATTGGTGAGGTGGGAGGAACGGCCACTGCTGCTCTCGCTGCTCACGTCCAGCTCCGTTTCAGAGATACTGGAGATCATGTTGCTAGCCAAGCGGCTCCCGTTAGATGCGAAGGCTGCCTCAATTTCCCCCTCCACGTCAGAGTCGGAGCTGGGGGAGCTGAGGCCCTCACAGTGCTGGGTGCATGGGGGGAAGGCCTTGGAGGTCCGGCTGGTGAGATCAGCCTCTATGCCGGGGTCCGAGGAGGGAGACGTGGTATCGGAGGAGGCAGAGGGCAGTCCTCGCAAAGTGCCCTCTCCTTCGGAGCTCAGGGGGGCAGCCACTTCTTGTACTGGGCTTGCGTGGGGTTCTACGGACTCTCTGGGGCGCTTGGTAGGCTCATCCTGAGAGAGTGGGGCACGGACCCCACCCACGGGGGGTCTGTGCCCCGCTGGGTCCCCAGCCAAGCcagctctcccctctttctcctggCACGCCACGGCATCCCTCTGGAACTGGGCACAGTAGCTCTCCGTGGCAGGGGACCTGGGAGGGCTGCGGCTGTGGGTCTGGGAGGCAGAACTGAGAAGCGGAGGGCTGCTCTGAGCTTCAGGAGGCTTCCCAGATGCTGCGCTGGTCAAGATGGAAGGAGGCTGCACCGTGGAGACAACGTTCATGTTATAATCCTCCCCCCCAGGGGGGCCTCTCTGCAGACCCTGGCTATTGCCTTCGGCATCAAAAAGTGAGGGCTTGCCAGGGGCCCGGGACACAGCCGGCCCTTTGCTGCTCTGGACGTCCCTGCAGGGTCCGTCCTGGAGACAGGCGTGCAAGGGAGACGGTCGCTCTGCGGAGGAAAGACAGTGGCTCCGTTTAGGCCTTGAAAAACTCAGCCATTTTACGCTCTTATCAAAAGTCTGGAAACTGAATCAAAAGCAGCATCCTGATCCTATGAGAGCCAAGttgatcttttttccccttttttgacccAAAATAAAGGAATCTGTTAGCGCAACCCAGTGGGAATCTTCAGCCCTTTTTTTAACAGTAACATCTGGTAGACAAAGGCCTGAAATGCCCTTAATGCAGTTTAGTGTTCTCCCCTCCCCACAGATggctggaagggaggaggaaaggcagGGAAGGgtgctgccccccaccccccactgatCCTCACCCCTCTCTCCTGCCAGCTCGGGTTGGAAAGCAGCTGCTGAATTTGGGCTGGGCACCCGGCCTCACCTGGGTCGGTCAACCCATACAGTTGCCCACCGTTCTCCCTGTTgggccgggggagggggaggggtggtcACTCAGCTTCAAACCCCTTTGCATTTTCCAGAGCCCACTGCTTCTGGGGGTCCCCCAGCAGAGATGCGGGGAGAAGATGCCAGCAGGGGAATTAGATCAATTAAACCCAGGCTGGTGGGGAAGGAGTTACTCGTTGTGAGTAACTCGTTTTTTCTTTTCAAGAGAAAAGGGGTTGGAATCTTTGTTGAATGTTAAAAATGTTTCTCAGACAACCGTTTGATGCTTATTCCTCCCCCGAGCAGAGGCTGTTCCTGAGATGGGAGGTGAAGCCCCCTGTGCAACCAGGATCTGAGCAGCCCAAAAGGGAGCCAAATGAAAATCCCCCCTGGAGCTTTGGATCCCTAGAAGAAACGGGAGACCTCACCTGTATGGGAGaccgaggaggaggaagaggaggaagaagaggagtgcAGCAGGGTCTCCTGCCACGTGGCCCGCTGCAGGGGGGGAGCTACGTTGCAgccactgttgttgttgttcagggaATCCTGGACgtgggggagaaaaagaagagagcaaCTCAGCGGGGAGCATCTAAGAGGAAAGTCCCCACTTCACATCTTGCCAGCTCGGCACATAACTTAGCTGCCTTCAAGGCCCCGGATCAGAACCGGGGAAGCGCCAGAACTGGGAGTCCATGGAAGCTGGCATGGATAGAGGTGCTGCTCCATGGCCTtgcagtcttagtggacaaccagctaaataggaGCCGGCCGTGTGCGGCAGCcgtcaaaaaaagccaatgcaatcctaaactgcattaacagagggatacaatcaagatcaagggaggtcctaataccactctataaagccctagtaagaccacacctaaagtactgcatccagttttggtcaccacactataaaaaagatgttgagactctagaaaaagtgcagagaagggcaaccagGATGATCaggataaaacatacgaagaacggttgcaggaactgggcatggctagtctggtgaagagaaggaccaggggagacatgatataacagtgttccaata includes the following:
- the MAPK8IP2 gene encoding C-Jun-amino-terminal kinase-interacting protein 2, whose amino-acid sequence is MADRAEMFSLSTFHSLSPPSCRPSQDISLEEFDDEDLSEITDDCGIGLNYDSDHNEKDCLGLGRGEQPHPTCTFQEDFQEFEMIDDNEEEEEEDEEEAPPSPLGSLIPSPTPEDPQKLRPTTLNLTVTSTQDSLNNNNSGCNVAPPLQRATWQETLLHSSSSSSSSSSVSHTERPSPLHACLQDGPCRDVQSSKGPAVSRAPGKPSLFDAEGNSQGLQRGPPGGEDYNMNVVSTVQPPSILTSAASGKPPEAQSSPPLLSSASQTHSRSPPRSPATESYCAQFQRDAVACQEKEGRAGLAGDPAGHRPPVGGVRAPLSQDEPTKRPRESVEPHASPVQEVAAPLSSEGEGTLRGLPSASSDTTSPSSDPGIEADLTSRTSKAFPPCTQHCEGLSSPSSDSDVEGEIEAAFASNGSRLASNMISSISETELDVSSESSSGRSSHLTNSIEEASSPGSEADLEADLDAPGVMGLKDALLLDAKKEEEGTRLPAEESLHPLKIEEFYEDPSVPVDQTEPPPSGHLELEINPDHSLESLRRSFYLPVGRQLLCDGAEEEGNSEYDSESDSESEPDLSEDSDSPWLLSNLVNKMISEGSYPIKCADECFPAAHSLSDTISPASDLEPEMPSEALNDAQPCPQQSIELVDMETLRCSLQGAEEEKPLGVHPAVEKGSQAGHTGPYLLMSNSTNDVIAPVFPGRPYSGCRINPVAAKTFPPREPPGKADPATEEEEEEEEEEEEGAIDGDLDSGILEDNDMIDDIRLEPKEGLDVSTAKTNRCFSLSYSPEEDAGQGSPFGQALPLPPPAGMLDDSLAYDSVKYTLVVDENTQLELVSLRRCTSVLSDDSELLRACDATDPEDAASDFGEGLGAPDGRSSSSEDSSPEADLHFSKKFLNVFVNSTSRSSSTESFGLFSCMVNGEEREQTHRAVFRFIPRHEDELELDVDDPILVELEEDDYWYRGYNMRTGERGIFPAFYAHEVVSQARDVAGLKRNPCWVEHFNVQFLGSVEVPYHQGNGILCAAMQKIATTRKLTVHLRPPATCDLEISLQGIKLILTVNEYSQDEELERCSHFFQMKNVSFCGCHPRNSCYFGFITKHPVLSRFACHVFVSQESMRPVAECVGRAFQEYYQEHLEFACPTEDIYLE